One genomic segment of Sparus aurata chromosome 24, fSpaAur1.1, whole genome shotgun sequence includes these proteins:
- the gckr gene encoding glucokinase regulatory protein isoform X1: MAGSDWTCSLSTMREWESPDYEPSLPISEKSNPLTRDIDRASATCIVRMLQASDAQMFQEGTGTTYKRLLSEQVVETLMEVAKRVELILEDPQDSLVVLSGCGTSGRIAFLMASSFNRALRELNKSPVYSYIIAGGDKALLSSQEAPEDDPRMGMLSLKRVCEGKRRVLFIGISCGLSAPFVAGQLDFCLQHPEVFTPVLVGVNPTHQARDEPIPGCTFTFRSVVQRMQELAKSQKAFLVNPAVGPEAISGSSRMKGGSVTKILLEVVLSAAHAATFTNTSVTYMGILQHMRAYEKTLDITYAQEEGISALLEAAGRSLRRGGRVCYLGWGSLAATGLIDASECIPTFGADYNDVRGFVSGGYRELNNNEGPLISLGPDFCIAHEDFLRLALPSLSDLDAVLLVYTHSDDVCDVVKLARRVREKTSNLHAVYHQVDGDTAAAVQQNDINKVCLSSLRISWPPPASRSLLHMRSTSLYRQKQWELSTKLLLNAVSTGAHVLKGKIYQNHMIDVQVTNSKLYGRATRLLRKLSGCPEHRCEDALLKAIYRVDELTADISSSDINTHTLAARNRTKVVPLALVCLLTGRSLQEAETHLERQPVVREAVEACLSPSTRRGVIVARPRT; the protein is encoded by the exons ATGGCAGGATCAGACTGGACTTGTAGCCTCTCCACTATGCGTGAATGGGAG tCCCCAGATTATGAGCCGTCGCTTCCTATTTCGGAGAAGTCCAATCCCCTGACGCGTGACATCGACCGAGCTTCTGCCACTTGTATCGTGAGGATGTTACAAGCCAGTGATGCCCAGATGTTTCAAGAAGGGACAGGAACCACGTACAAG AGGCTGTTGAGCGAACAAGTGGTTGAAACACTGATGGAGGTTGCAAAGAGGGTGGAGCTCATTCTCGAG GATCCTCAGGACAGCCTTGTTGTACTGAGCGGATGTGGGACCTCTGGTCGAATAGCTTTCCTCATGGCG TCCAGTTTCAACAGAGCACTGAGGGAGCTGAACAAGAGTCCTGTGTATTCGTACATCATTGCAGGAGGAGACAA AGCTCTGCTATCGTCCCAAGAAGCTCCTGAAGATGACCCCAGAATGGGCATGCTCAGTCTGAAGAGG GTCTGTGAAGGAAAGAGACGCGTCCTGTTCATTGGGATTTCCTGTGGATTGTCT GCTCCATTTGTGGCGGGTCAGCTGGACTTCTGCCTGCAGCACCCTGAGGTGTTCACTCCTGTTCTGGTTGGCGTCAATCCTACACATCAGGCCAG GGATGAGCCCATTCCAGGCTGCACCTTCACTTTTCGCAGTGTGGTGCAAAGGATGCAGGAGCTTGCCAAAAGTCAAAAGGCCTTCCTCGTCAACCCAGCAGTTGGG ccgGAAGCTATCAGCGGCTCTTCGAGGATGAAGGGAGGCAGCGTCACTAAGATTCTCCTGGAGGTTGTTCTGTCTGCTGCTCACGCGGCCACCTTCACAAACACATCCGTCACATACAT GGGCATCCTGCAGCACATGAGAGCGTACGAGAAGACTCTGGACATCACTTACGCTCAGGAGGAAGGGATTTCCGCTCTGCTGGAGGCGGCTGGACGGAG CTTGCGGCGTGGCGGGCGGGTGTGTTACCTGGGCTGGGGCTCCCTGGCTGCGACGGGTCTGATCGACGCCAGCGAGTGTATCCCCACGTTCGGAGCAG actACAACGACGTGCGAGGCTTCGTCAGTGGAGGATACAGGGAGCTGAACAACAATGAAGGGCCCCTGATTTCACTG ggTCCTGACTTCTGCATAGCGCACGAGGACTTCCTGCGCCTCGCCCTGCCCTCTCTGAGCGACCTGGACGCCGTTCTCCTTGTCTACACACACTCCG ACGATGTCTGCGACGTGGTGAAGTTGGCGCGCCGCGTGAGAGAGAAGACGTCCAACCTCCACGCCGTTTACCATCAGGTCGATGgggacactgcagctgctgtacAACAA aatgaCATCAATAAGGTGTGTTTATCTTCACTACGAATCAGTTGGCCGCCACCCGCTTCAAGGAGCCTGCTCCACATG cGGAGCACCTCGCTGTACAGACAGAAG CAGTGGGAGCTGTCCACCAAGCTGCTGCTGAACGCCGTGAGCACCGGGGCTCACGTCTTAAAGGGGAAGATTTACCAGAACCACATGATCGACGTGCAGGTCACCAACAGCAAACTGTACGGCAGAGCCACGCGTTTACTGCGG AAACTGTCAGGCTGTCCCGAGCATCGATGTGAGGACGCCCTCCTGAAGGCCATCTACCGAGTGGACGAGCTGACGGCGGACATCTCGTCGTCTGACAtcaacacgcacacactcgcCGCTCGGAACAGGACCAAG GTGGTCCCTCTGGCTTTGGTCTGCTTGCTGACTGGTCGCTCTCTCCAGGAGGCGGAGACTCATCTGGAGCGGCAGCCAGTCGTGAGGGAGGCTGTGGAGGCGTGCCTGTCACCATCGACGCGGCGGGGTGTCATCGTCGCGCGCCCACGTACATGA
- the gckr gene encoding glucokinase regulatory protein isoform X4, whose product MLQASDAQMFQEGTGTTYKRLLSEQVVETLMEVAKRVELILEDPQDSLVVLSGCGTSGRIAFLMASSFNRALRELNKSPVYSYIIAGGDKALLSSQEAPEDDPRMGMLSLKRVCEGKRRVLFIGISCGLSAPFVAGQLDFCLQHPEVFTPVLVGVNPTHQARDEPIPGCTFTFRSVVQRMQELAKSQKAFLVNPAVGPEAISGSSRMKGGSVTKILLEVVLSAAHAATFTNTSVTYMGILQHMRAYEKTLDITYAQEEGISALLEAAGRSLRRGGRVCYLGWGSLAATGLIDASECIPTFGADYNDVRGFVSGGYRELNNNEGPLISLGPDFCIAHEDFLRLALPSLSDLDAVLLVYTHSDDVCDVVKLARRVREKTSNLHAVYHQVDGDTAAAVQQNDINKVCLSSLRISWPPPASRSLLHMRSTSLYRQKQWELSTKLLLNAVSTGAHVLKGKIYQNHMIDVQVTNSKLYGRATRLLRKLSGCPEHRCEDALLKAIYRVDELTADISSSDINTHTLAARNRTKVVPLALVCLLTGRSLQEAETHLERQPVVREAVEACLSPSTRRGVIVARPRT is encoded by the exons ATGTTACAAGCCAGTGATGCCCAGATGTTTCAAGAAGGGACAGGAACCACGTACAAG AGGCTGTTGAGCGAACAAGTGGTTGAAACACTGATGGAGGTTGCAAAGAGGGTGGAGCTCATTCTCGAG GATCCTCAGGACAGCCTTGTTGTACTGAGCGGATGTGGGACCTCTGGTCGAATAGCTTTCCTCATGGCG TCCAGTTTCAACAGAGCACTGAGGGAGCTGAACAAGAGTCCTGTGTATTCGTACATCATTGCAGGAGGAGACAA AGCTCTGCTATCGTCCCAAGAAGCTCCTGAAGATGACCCCAGAATGGGCATGCTCAGTCTGAAGAGG GTCTGTGAAGGAAAGAGACGCGTCCTGTTCATTGGGATTTCCTGTGGATTGTCT GCTCCATTTGTGGCGGGTCAGCTGGACTTCTGCCTGCAGCACCCTGAGGTGTTCACTCCTGTTCTGGTTGGCGTCAATCCTACACATCAGGCCAG GGATGAGCCCATTCCAGGCTGCACCTTCACTTTTCGCAGTGTGGTGCAAAGGATGCAGGAGCTTGCCAAAAGTCAAAAGGCCTTCCTCGTCAACCCAGCAGTTGGG ccgGAAGCTATCAGCGGCTCTTCGAGGATGAAGGGAGGCAGCGTCACTAAGATTCTCCTGGAGGTTGTTCTGTCTGCTGCTCACGCGGCCACCTTCACAAACACATCCGTCACATACAT GGGCATCCTGCAGCACATGAGAGCGTACGAGAAGACTCTGGACATCACTTACGCTCAGGAGGAAGGGATTTCCGCTCTGCTGGAGGCGGCTGGACGGAG CTTGCGGCGTGGCGGGCGGGTGTGTTACCTGGGCTGGGGCTCCCTGGCTGCGACGGGTCTGATCGACGCCAGCGAGTGTATCCCCACGTTCGGAGCAG actACAACGACGTGCGAGGCTTCGTCAGTGGAGGATACAGGGAGCTGAACAACAATGAAGGGCCCCTGATTTCACTG ggTCCTGACTTCTGCATAGCGCACGAGGACTTCCTGCGCCTCGCCCTGCCCTCTCTGAGCGACCTGGACGCCGTTCTCCTTGTCTACACACACTCCG ACGATGTCTGCGACGTGGTGAAGTTGGCGCGCCGCGTGAGAGAGAAGACGTCCAACCTCCACGCCGTTTACCATCAGGTCGATGgggacactgcagctgctgtacAACAA aatgaCATCAATAAGGTGTGTTTATCTTCACTACGAATCAGTTGGCCGCCACCCGCTTCAAGGAGCCTGCTCCACATG cGGAGCACCTCGCTGTACAGACAGAAG CAGTGGGAGCTGTCCACCAAGCTGCTGCTGAACGCCGTGAGCACCGGGGCTCACGTCTTAAAGGGGAAGATTTACCAGAACCACATGATCGACGTGCAGGTCACCAACAGCAAACTGTACGGCAGAGCCACGCGTTTACTGCGG AAACTGTCAGGCTGTCCCGAGCATCGATGTGAGGACGCCCTCCTGAAGGCCATCTACCGAGTGGACGAGCTGACGGCGGACATCTCGTCGTCTGACAtcaacacgcacacactcgcCGCTCGGAACAGGACCAAG GTGGTCCCTCTGGCTTTGGTCTGCTTGCTGACTGGTCGCTCTCTCCAGGAGGCGGAGACTCATCTGGAGCGGCAGCCAGTCGTGAGGGAGGCTGTGGAGGCGTGCCTGTCACCATCGACGCGGCGGGGTGTCATCGTCGCGCGCCCACGTACATGA
- the gckr gene encoding glucokinase regulatory protein isoform X3 — translation MAGSDWTCSLSTMREWESPDYEPSLPISEKSNPLTRDIDRASATCIVRMLQASDAQMFQEGTGTTYKRLLSEQVVETLMEVAKRVELILEDPQDSLVVLSGCGTSGRIAFLMASSFNRALRELNKSPVYSYIIAGGDKALLSSQEAPEDDPRMGMLSLKRVCEGKRRVLFIGISCGLSAPFVAGQLDFCLQHPEVFTPVLVGVNPTHQARDEPIPGCTFTFRSVVQRMQELAKSQKAFLVNPAVGPEAISGSSRMKGGSVTKILLEVVLSAAHAATFTNTSVTYMGILQHMRAYEKTLDITYAQEEGISALLEAAGRSLRRGGRVCYLGWGSLAATGLIDASECIPTFGADYNDVRGFVSGGYRELNNNEGPLISLGPDFCIAHEDFLRLALPSLSDLDAVLLVYTHSDDVCDVVKLARRVREKTSNLHAVYHQVDGDTAAAVQQNDINKQWELSTKLLLNAVSTGAHVLKGKIYQNHMIDVQVTNSKLYGRATRLLRKLSGCPEHRCEDALLKAIYRVDELTADISSSDINTHTLAARNRTKVVPLALVCLLTGRSLQEAETHLERQPVVREAVEACLSPSTRRGVIVARPRT, via the exons ATGGCAGGATCAGACTGGACTTGTAGCCTCTCCACTATGCGTGAATGGGAG tCCCCAGATTATGAGCCGTCGCTTCCTATTTCGGAGAAGTCCAATCCCCTGACGCGTGACATCGACCGAGCTTCTGCCACTTGTATCGTGAGGATGTTACAAGCCAGTGATGCCCAGATGTTTCAAGAAGGGACAGGAACCACGTACAAG AGGCTGTTGAGCGAACAAGTGGTTGAAACACTGATGGAGGTTGCAAAGAGGGTGGAGCTCATTCTCGAG GATCCTCAGGACAGCCTTGTTGTACTGAGCGGATGTGGGACCTCTGGTCGAATAGCTTTCCTCATGGCG TCCAGTTTCAACAGAGCACTGAGGGAGCTGAACAAGAGTCCTGTGTATTCGTACATCATTGCAGGAGGAGACAA AGCTCTGCTATCGTCCCAAGAAGCTCCTGAAGATGACCCCAGAATGGGCATGCTCAGTCTGAAGAGG GTCTGTGAAGGAAAGAGACGCGTCCTGTTCATTGGGATTTCCTGTGGATTGTCT GCTCCATTTGTGGCGGGTCAGCTGGACTTCTGCCTGCAGCACCCTGAGGTGTTCACTCCTGTTCTGGTTGGCGTCAATCCTACACATCAGGCCAG GGATGAGCCCATTCCAGGCTGCACCTTCACTTTTCGCAGTGTGGTGCAAAGGATGCAGGAGCTTGCCAAAAGTCAAAAGGCCTTCCTCGTCAACCCAGCAGTTGGG ccgGAAGCTATCAGCGGCTCTTCGAGGATGAAGGGAGGCAGCGTCACTAAGATTCTCCTGGAGGTTGTTCTGTCTGCTGCTCACGCGGCCACCTTCACAAACACATCCGTCACATACAT GGGCATCCTGCAGCACATGAGAGCGTACGAGAAGACTCTGGACATCACTTACGCTCAGGAGGAAGGGATTTCCGCTCTGCTGGAGGCGGCTGGACGGAG CTTGCGGCGTGGCGGGCGGGTGTGTTACCTGGGCTGGGGCTCCCTGGCTGCGACGGGTCTGATCGACGCCAGCGAGTGTATCCCCACGTTCGGAGCAG actACAACGACGTGCGAGGCTTCGTCAGTGGAGGATACAGGGAGCTGAACAACAATGAAGGGCCCCTGATTTCACTG ggTCCTGACTTCTGCATAGCGCACGAGGACTTCCTGCGCCTCGCCCTGCCCTCTCTGAGCGACCTGGACGCCGTTCTCCTTGTCTACACACACTCCG ACGATGTCTGCGACGTGGTGAAGTTGGCGCGCCGCGTGAGAGAGAAGACGTCCAACCTCCACGCCGTTTACCATCAGGTCGATGgggacactgcagctgctgtacAACAA aatgaCATCAATAAG CAGTGGGAGCTGTCCACCAAGCTGCTGCTGAACGCCGTGAGCACCGGGGCTCACGTCTTAAAGGGGAAGATTTACCAGAACCACATGATCGACGTGCAGGTCACCAACAGCAAACTGTACGGCAGAGCCACGCGTTTACTGCGG AAACTGTCAGGCTGTCCCGAGCATCGATGTGAGGACGCCCTCCTGAAGGCCATCTACCGAGTGGACGAGCTGACGGCGGACATCTCGTCGTCTGACAtcaacacgcacacactcgcCGCTCGGAACAGGACCAAG GTGGTCCCTCTGGCTTTGGTCTGCTTGCTGACTGGTCGCTCTCTCCAGGAGGCGGAGACTCATCTGGAGCGGCAGCCAGTCGTGAGGGAGGCTGTGGAGGCGTGCCTGTCACCATCGACGCGGCGGGGTGTCATCGTCGCGCGCCCACGTACATGA
- the gckr gene encoding glucokinase regulatory protein isoform X2 — MAGSDWTCSLSTMREWESPDYEPSLPISEKSNPLTRDIDRASATCIVRMLQASDAQMFQEGTGTTYKRLLSEQVVETLMEVAKRVELILEDPQDSLVVLSGCGTSGRIAFLMASSFNRALRELNKSPVYSYIIAGGDKALLSSQEAPEDDPRMGMLSLKRVCEGKRRVLFIGISCGLSAPFVAGQLDFCLQHPEVFTPVLVGVNPTHQARDEPIPGCTFTFRSVVQRMQELAKSQKAFLVNPAVGPEAISGSSRMKGGSVTKILLEVVLSAAHAATFTNTSVTYMGILQHMRAYEKTLDITYAQEEGISALLEAAGRSLRRGGRVCYLGWGSLAATGLIDASECIPTFGADYNDVRGFVSGGYRELNNNEGPLISLGPDFCIAHEDFLRLALPSLSDLDAVLLVYTHSDDVCDVVKLARRVREKTSNLHAVYHQVDGDTAAAVQQNDINKVCLSSLRISWPPPASRSLLHMQWELSTKLLLNAVSTGAHVLKGKIYQNHMIDVQVTNSKLYGRATRLLRKLSGCPEHRCEDALLKAIYRVDELTADISSSDINTHTLAARNRTKVVPLALVCLLTGRSLQEAETHLERQPVVREAVEACLSPSTRRGVIVARPRT; from the exons ATGGCAGGATCAGACTGGACTTGTAGCCTCTCCACTATGCGTGAATGGGAG tCCCCAGATTATGAGCCGTCGCTTCCTATTTCGGAGAAGTCCAATCCCCTGACGCGTGACATCGACCGAGCTTCTGCCACTTGTATCGTGAGGATGTTACAAGCCAGTGATGCCCAGATGTTTCAAGAAGGGACAGGAACCACGTACAAG AGGCTGTTGAGCGAACAAGTGGTTGAAACACTGATGGAGGTTGCAAAGAGGGTGGAGCTCATTCTCGAG GATCCTCAGGACAGCCTTGTTGTACTGAGCGGATGTGGGACCTCTGGTCGAATAGCTTTCCTCATGGCG TCCAGTTTCAACAGAGCACTGAGGGAGCTGAACAAGAGTCCTGTGTATTCGTACATCATTGCAGGAGGAGACAA AGCTCTGCTATCGTCCCAAGAAGCTCCTGAAGATGACCCCAGAATGGGCATGCTCAGTCTGAAGAGG GTCTGTGAAGGAAAGAGACGCGTCCTGTTCATTGGGATTTCCTGTGGATTGTCT GCTCCATTTGTGGCGGGTCAGCTGGACTTCTGCCTGCAGCACCCTGAGGTGTTCACTCCTGTTCTGGTTGGCGTCAATCCTACACATCAGGCCAG GGATGAGCCCATTCCAGGCTGCACCTTCACTTTTCGCAGTGTGGTGCAAAGGATGCAGGAGCTTGCCAAAAGTCAAAAGGCCTTCCTCGTCAACCCAGCAGTTGGG ccgGAAGCTATCAGCGGCTCTTCGAGGATGAAGGGAGGCAGCGTCACTAAGATTCTCCTGGAGGTTGTTCTGTCTGCTGCTCACGCGGCCACCTTCACAAACACATCCGTCACATACAT GGGCATCCTGCAGCACATGAGAGCGTACGAGAAGACTCTGGACATCACTTACGCTCAGGAGGAAGGGATTTCCGCTCTGCTGGAGGCGGCTGGACGGAG CTTGCGGCGTGGCGGGCGGGTGTGTTACCTGGGCTGGGGCTCCCTGGCTGCGACGGGTCTGATCGACGCCAGCGAGTGTATCCCCACGTTCGGAGCAG actACAACGACGTGCGAGGCTTCGTCAGTGGAGGATACAGGGAGCTGAACAACAATGAAGGGCCCCTGATTTCACTG ggTCCTGACTTCTGCATAGCGCACGAGGACTTCCTGCGCCTCGCCCTGCCCTCTCTGAGCGACCTGGACGCCGTTCTCCTTGTCTACACACACTCCG ACGATGTCTGCGACGTGGTGAAGTTGGCGCGCCGCGTGAGAGAGAAGACGTCCAACCTCCACGCCGTTTACCATCAGGTCGATGgggacactgcagctgctgtacAACAA aatgaCATCAATAAGGTGTGTTTATCTTCACTACGAATCAGTTGGCCGCCACCCGCTTCAAGGAGCCTGCTCCACATG CAGTGGGAGCTGTCCACCAAGCTGCTGCTGAACGCCGTGAGCACCGGGGCTCACGTCTTAAAGGGGAAGATTTACCAGAACCACATGATCGACGTGCAGGTCACCAACAGCAAACTGTACGGCAGAGCCACGCGTTTACTGCGG AAACTGTCAGGCTGTCCCGAGCATCGATGTGAGGACGCCCTCCTGAAGGCCATCTACCGAGTGGACGAGCTGACGGCGGACATCTCGTCGTCTGACAtcaacacgcacacactcgcCGCTCGGAACAGGACCAAG GTGGTCCCTCTGGCTTTGGTCTGCTTGCTGACTGGTCGCTCTCTCCAGGAGGCGGAGACTCATCTGGAGCGGCAGCCAGTCGTGAGGGAGGCTGTGGAGGCGTGCCTGTCACCATCGACGCGGCGGGGTGTCATCGTCGCGCGCCCACGTACATGA
- the xkr6a gene encoding XK-related protein 6: MAAQSDGGKAGVGCGGGGFAQLYDVDAEEPLDSAAIHICQCCRTSACYWGCRSACLGSLLGGGQPTGGVGIRETHCPPREQLWLDCLWIILALLVFFWDVGTDLCLALDYYQRQDYLWFGLTLFFVLVPSVLVQILSFRWFVQDYTGGGLGEVEGLTKRGTVALGCLYPGRDRLQLATIWLWQATIHILQLGQVWRYIRTLYLGIMSRRQKEHQRRWYWAMMFEYADVNMLRLLETFLESAPQLVLQLCIMIQENRAETLQCISSLGSLLSLAWVLASYHKLLRDSRDDQRSMSYRGALLHLFWRLFTISSRVLSLALFASLFHIYFGIFVVVHWCAMAFWVVHGGTDFCMSKWEEVLFNMVVGIVYIFCWFNVKEGRTRYRMVAYYTVVLAENTILTGLWYAYRDPVLTDSYAVPALCGVYLTFAGGVLVMLLYYGFLHPATTHLQPSPASSCCAQLLWGLPLPPSAPPTAPPTPAHMTKSQTEEDVAETCLPVFQVRSAPPTSKPEGPLIKIDMPRKRYPAWDAHYVDRRLRRTINILQYITPAAVGIRYRDGPLLYELLQYESSL, encoded by the exons ATGGCCGCGCAGTCGGACGGCGGCAAAGCCGGGGTCGGGTGCGGCGGGGGCGGTTTCGCCCAGCTGTACGATGTTGACGCCGAGGAGCCCCTGGACTCCGCCGCGATCCACATCTGTCAGTGCTGCCGCACCTCGGCTTGCTACTGGGGCTGCCGCTCAGCCTGCCTCGGCTCTCTCCTCGGTGGGGGCCAGCCGACCGGAGGGGTCGGCATCCGGGAGACTCACTGCCCGCCCCGGGAGCAGCTGTGGCTGGACTGCCTCTGGATCATCCTCGccctcctcgtcttcttctgGGACGTTGGCACGGACCTTTGCCTGGCGCTGGACTACTATCAGAGGCAGGACTACCTCTGGTTCGGCCTCACTCTCTTCTTCGTGCTGGTGCCGTCGGTGCTGGTCCAGATACTGAGCTTCCGCTGGTTCGTTCAGGACTACACCGGCGGGGGGctcggggaggtggaggggctgACCAAGCGGGGCACGGTGGCTCTGGGGTGCCTGTATCCCGGCAGGGACCGCCTGCAGCTGGCCACCATCTGGCTGTGGCAGGCCACCATTCACATCCTTCAGCTGGGACAAGTGTGGAG GTACATCAGGACCCTGTACCTAGGCATCATGTCGCGTCGGCAGAAGGAGCACCAACGGCGCTGGTACTGGGCCATGATGTTCGAGTACGCGGACGTCAACATGCTGCGGCTGCTGGAGACTTTCCTGGAGTCGGCCCCTCAGCTggtcctgcagctctgcatcatgATCCAGGAGAACCGAGCCGAGACGCTGCAGT GCATCTCCTCCCTGGGCTCCCTCTTGTCTCTCGCCTGGGTTCTGGCCTCCTACCACAAACTCCTGCGAGATTCCCGTGACGACCAGCGCAGCATGAGCTACCGCGGGGCGCTGCTGCACCTCTTCTGGCGCCTCTTCACCATCTCGTCCCGCGTCCTCTCGCTTGCCCTCTTCGCCTCCCTCTTCCACATCTACTTCGGCATCTTCGTCGTGGTGCACTGGTGCGCCATGGCCTTCTGGGTGGTGCACGGAGGCACCGActtctgcatgtcaaagtgggAGGAGGTGCTCTTCAACATGGTGGTCGGCATCGTCTACATCTTCTGCTGGTTCAACGTGAAGGAGGGCCGGACGCGCTACAGGATGGTGGCGTACTACACCGTGGTGCTGGCTGAAAACACCATCCTCACCGGGCTGTG GTACGCCTACAGAGACCCAGTGCTGACTGACTCTTACGCAGTCCCAGCGCTGTGCGGCGTCTACCTGACGTTTGCCGGTGGCGTCCTGGTCATGCTGCTGTACTACGGCTTCCTGCATCCTGCCACCACCCACCTCCAGCCGAGCCCCGCCTCATCCTGCTGTGCCCAGCTTCTCTGGGGCCTCCCCCTGCCCCCGTCAGCCCCGCCCACAGCCCCGCCCACCCCGGCCCACATGACAAAGTCACAGACAGAAGAGGATGTGGCCGAGACGTGTCTCCCTGTCTTCCAGGTGAGGTCGGCGCCCCCCACCTCCAAGCCCGAGGGCCCGCTGATAAAGATCGACATGCCCAGGAAGCGTTACCCAGCTTGGGACGCCCACTACGTAGACAGGCGCCTGCGGAGGACTATAAACATCCTGCAGTACATAACGCCAGCCGCTGTGGGTATCCGCTACCGTGACGGACCCCTGCTGTATGAACTCTTACAGTATGAGTCCTcactctga